A stretch of Rhododendron vialii isolate Sample 1 chromosome 4a, ASM3025357v1 DNA encodes these proteins:
- the LOC131321629 gene encoding protein FANTASTIC FOUR 3-like: MSTVVFQGHQSCFEPQLLETRTLRLKLSTPKLSFFESIELALDKEASYVHPMTKKLSPSLSYKSLELCTENLGCETGTNMTETPDFSLSSPALEEGENPVKSRLVEPRRAKNSQSSNFPPPLTTISGSSSMQVRAHREGGRLVIRAVEATPAHNYFQAERSNGRLRLSVWKDCSDPSEASEAEGIENEANGEENEEECEVEGNEEGDMNGICSEGGVEMGMGKFHQRPSRCKEGGHGNEGFCNWEAFWVAT; encoded by the coding sequence atgTCAACGGTTGTTTTTCAAGGTCATCAGTCTTGCTTTGAGCCACAGCTCCTAGAAACAAGGACTCTGAGGCTCAAACTGTCCACACCAAAACTATCTTTTTTCGAATCTATCGAATTGGCATTGGACAAAGAAGCCTCATATGTCCATCCGATGACCAAGAAACTCTCCCCCTCTCTTAGCTACAAAAGCCTCGAATTGTGCACCGAAAATCTAGGCTGCGAAACGGGTACTAACATGACCGAGACTCccgatttttctctctcctccccggCTCTCGAGGAGGGAGAAAACCCGGTAAAGTCCCGCTTAGTGGAACCCAGGAGGGCAAAAAATTCACAGAGTTCGAATTTTCCACCTCCGTTAACCACGATAAGCGGGTCGAGTTCGATGCAAGTCAGGGCCCACCGGGAAGGCGGCCGGCTTGTGATCAGAGCCGTTGAGGCCACGCCGGCACACAATTATTTTCAGGCCGAAAGAAGCAATGGGCGGCTCAGATTGAGCGTGTGGAAGGACTGTTCTGACCCTAGTGAAGCGAGTGAAGCAGAGGGAATTGAGAATGAAGCAAATGGTGAGGAAAACGAAGAAGAGTGTGAAGTAGAGGGAAATGAGGAAGGGGATATGAATGGAATTTGTTCGGAAGGTGGGGTTGAAATGGGAATGGGAAAGTTTCATCAGAGGCCAAGCAGGTGCAAAGAAGGCGGGCATGGGAATGAGGGTTTCTGTAATTGGGAGGCCTTTTGGGTGGCTACTTGA